CCGTCGGGGTTTCGCGGCCGGGCTGGCCGTCCTGGCCTTGGCCTCGCTCGCCGGGGCCGGCGATATCCGGTTCCTGGTCAAGGACCTCTACCCGATCGCCTCGGTGACCGGGAACGAAGCGGCCCTGGCCGCCAAGATCGCCGCCTTTCTGCCCAAATCGCTTGCGGCCGAGATAGACGGCCTGGGCGGCCTCTACGCTCGTTTGGGATCGGGCGGGCCGATCGTCGTCGCCGCCCTGGACGAATTCGGGTACGTCGTCAGCGGCATCACGCCGGATGGGTACCTGACCCTGGATCGGGTTGGTGCGCCGCCCGTTCCCATCTTCGATTCGTTTCTCCTGGGACACGCCGTCGTCGTCGGGACCAAGGCCGGGCCGATCAACGGAGTGGTCGCCCAGCCGGCCATGCACCTGCTGTCGCGCGAGCGCCGCGATCAGCTGGCCAAGGAGCTGACGCTCGACCTCATCTTCGTAGACATCGCGGCCCGGACCGAGACGGAGGCCCGGGCCAGGGGGGTGGAGATCCTGGACCCTGTTTCCTTCAAGCCCGTTTTGGCCGAGCTGGCCGGCGACCGCTTGGCCGGGCCCGGACTTGGGGTCAAGACGCTCGGCGCCGTCCTTGCGGCGGCGGCCGGGTTGAGCGTCCAAGCGGCGGATCTTAACAAAAAGCCGGCGGCCGCCCAGCTCGCCTGGATGGCCCAATCGCGGTTTCCCGCCCGCGGCTCGCGCTCGTCCCTCGGCGCGGCGCGGGCCCGCAACCGGATGACGGGGAAGACGGCCATCGTCCTCGATATCATCCCGGCCGACCGGGGCGAGACGAGCCCCGTCTTCGGCAAGGGCGTCGTCCTCGTCCAGGCCAAGGAAGGGCCCTCGAAGATTCGCGATTTTATCGAAAGCACAGCCTCGGAAATGAAGATCCCGCTCCAGTTCCGGGTGGGAATCGAGTCGCCGCTGCTGGCGCCCTTCTTGGCGAACGGCGGCGACGCCGTCATCCTGGCCCTGCCGGCCCGCTACGCCGGGACGCCCGCGGAAACGATCGATATGAAAGACGCCGGCCGTCTCGTCGATCTCCTGACCGAGGTCTTCGGGAAGGGGAGATTCGAATGAGCCGCAAGCCGGGCCTTCTTGCCGCGGCGATCTGCCTGGCGGTCTTCGCGGGCCCGGCCTCGGCCCAAAGCCCCGTCTCGGATTGGGACCTTCTCCGGCAGATCGTCCTCGTGCCGGGCCTCTCCGGCCAGGAGACGGCGGTCATGGATTGGATCCAGGCCCGCCTTCCCAAGGGCGTCCAGCCGGAGCGCGATGCCCGCCGGAATCTCTGGTTCACTGTCGGGACGGGCCGGCCCCATATCCTCTTCGTCGCCCATGCCGACGAGCTGGGAATGACGGTGGACAAGATCTCCCCGTTGGGCTTGGTCCGCCTGAAAGGGCGGGGCGGGTTTTTGCCGCAGGCGTGCGAGGGCCGGCCGTTCGCGGTCCAGACGCCCAAGGGGCCCGTCGACGGCGTCATTCCCCCCCGGTCCGATTTCGATACGGCCAAGGCCGCGCCCTTCGCGCCGGAAGCCTACGACCTGGACGTCGGGGCGTCGACCGAGACGGAGGCGCGCGGGCTGGGGATCGCCGAAGGCCAAATGGTTCTCTTCAAGAAGAGCCTGATCGATCTCGCTTCGGGCGTCCTGGCCGCGCGGGCCGTGGACGACCGGGCCGGCTGCGCCGCCCTGCTGGCCGCGGCCCAGCAGACCGACTGGTCCAAGCTCAAAGGCCGGACCATCACATGTGCCTGGAGTGTGGAGGAAGAGACGGGGCTCCTGGGGGCGACCGAGCTGGCCCGCGTCCTCAAGCCGGATTACGTCTTTGCCGTCGACACGTTCGTGTCGTCCGATTCACCGCTCGAGAACAAGCGTTTCGGGAACGCCCGGCTCGGCCAGGGCGCGGTGCTGCGGGCTTTGGACAGCTCGAATATCATCCCCAAACCGCAGCTGAACAAGGTCCTGGCCCTGGCCGCGGCCCGCAAGATTCCGGTCCAGGTGGCCGATTCCCGGGGCGGCAACGACGGCTCGGTCTTCACCGTCGGAGGCGCCGTCGACATCCCGTTGTCGTGGCCGGGGGCCTACGCGCACTCCTTCATCGAGAAGATCGACGCCCGGGACCTCGCGGCCCTGACCTCGCTGATCAAAGTGATCATCACCTCGTTCCAATAGGCTGGATTCAACCTTGAAGGCAGGAGAGACCATGGCTCCGCATGCGCATCCCGACGAACTCATCGACCGGGTCGACGGTCTTTACCGCGCCACGGCGCTTCGCACTTACCGAAAGACGGCCGGAGTGCTGTTCGACGCCGTCCCCATGGGGTCCTTCGCCTCCATTCAAGCCATCGACCGGGTTTTGCATGACCGGGGCGCCCTTTCGCCCGGATCGACGGCCGGGATCGAACGGCCTTGGTACATGCACAACGGCCAGGAAGATAATCTGGTTGTGTTGGCCGGGTTTCGCGACATCGAGCTTTTCCGGGATGGCCGCCTGATCCGATTCCGAGTGAGGCCGGAGCGGATCGAAAAAGACGGGGTCGTCCTGGCCGATCGGCCGGCCATGCTGTCCTGGCCGACAAACGTCTACCATCGCATCGCGAGCTCCCCCGAGAACGGATCGGCCTCGATCAACCTGGCTATTCGGCACCCCTGGTTCGACCTGCGGACGGAATTCAACATCTACGACCTGGATACGGCCACGGGCCGCGCCCGCATCGTCCGCGAGGGACACCTCGACCAATCGGGCGAGTAGGCGCCTTAGTTCGCTTCGGGATAGAGCAGGGCGTTAAGTAGAAACTTATACGTTCCGTGCGACTGGGCCCGGTTCTGGGCCCGGATGCCGATCAGGATGAACCGGCCTTCCTTGTACTTGGTGTCGACGACGCAGGCCTTGCGGGCCAAATTCTCTTCCCCCAGCAGCCAGCCGGAAAGCAGGATCTCATCCTGCGGGTAGGTCGCCACGACCTTGCGGTCCCAATCGAACGGCGGATTGGAAGTGTCCAAGGCCAGGCTGTTGACGAACATGGCCGCGGCCTCCTTGGGCATGCCGTAGCCGATGGGCGTCTCGTTGTCCACCAGGATGCGGAGAATCGAAGTCGGACAGAAAAACTTGGTTCGATCGACTCCGGTCAGGCTGCTGCGGGCCGGGGCGCCGAACTCGGCAATGGCCAGGTCGCAGGCTCCGTTGAGGGTGACTACGACGCCGCCCTTCTCGACGAATGCCCGCAGGGCATCCATGCCTTCCTGGCCGATGCCGCCCTCGTACTCGGGCGGGGTGGTCGAGGTCGAAGGCCGAGCCTGTGCGCCGGGTGTGGCCGCGCCGCCGGGGGCGCCGCCGGGAGCTCCGCCGGGCATGCCGCCGCGCTGGCCGGATCGAATGGTCGCCGTACTTTCGTCGGCGAAGACAATGACGTCAAAGTCCGCGCGCAAATCGGGCTTCTTCTCTTTGGTCCCCTTCAAATCCTCGTTGTGCAGGGTCTTGTAGGGGATGGCCAGGTCGTCGAACATGTAGCGGGTCCAGCCTTCGTCGGCGTTGCCGCGCCAGGACTGGTAGAGGCCGACGCGATGAAGCTTGAGCCCGGCTTTGGCCAGGCCTTCGATATCGGGCAAGTCGAGGACGGCCAGATGGTATTTTTCGACCAGGGCGGGCAGGGCCGCTTTGACCTCGGGCGTGTTCTTGACGAGGAAGCTTCCGGCGGGAATCTCGAGACCTTTTTTTATCGATTTGGCTTTGGTCCGCCAGAATTCGGCCTTGGCGTCCTTGAGCAGGGCGAAGGCGATGGACGAGGAAGCGTTGATCCGGGAATCCAGAACGATATATGCTCCTTGGCCCTGTCCCGCCGAAGCCTTGGGCGACGGCACCGCATCCAGCCGGTCCAGCTTGGCCTCGAACGGCTCCATGATCTGATCGCAAGCGACGCCCATCTGGAGCGGCAGAGTCCAGCCGGCGTTGTCGTAGGGCGGCTGCGGGGGGCCGCCGGGATACTGGCGGATGTCGGGGTATTTCTGTCTCTCCAACAGGGCCCAGGCGTAAGGCTTATAGGGCTGGGCCATCTTGACGACGAACGACCCGGCGCCGTAGAGCCGGTTGCCGACCATGAAATCGGCCTTGGCTTGGTGGATTTCCACCCCGCCCCGCATCAGGACGTCCAGCATCCGGAGCATCGTCGGATAGTCGTGCTGCTTGGCCGGGATGATGAAGGCGTAGGGTTGGCCCTTGTCGGTCTTCTCGATGGCGTCCTTGGACATCCGCCAATAGTTGAGCAGCAGGTCTTCCTTGTGCAGGGCGGCCGTCTTGAGCAGGCTCTCGGTCATGATGACTTCGTACTCGACGATGTCGCGTAGGCGCCACCAGCCGCCGGGCCAGGGATCGACGAAATCCATCATCTTCTCGACGTAGGAGGAGGGAATCTCGCTCGGTTCGATGTAAATGGGGGTCGCCAACCGGACCGAAGCGGCTTCGCTGAGGATACCGATGACATTGTGCAGCCAAGGCGTGTCGTCGCCGGCCCCGATGTACCAGGCCGTGTAGCTGCGGCCGTTGACGATGCCGCTCTTGCCGGCCTGCTGCAGGTCGTAAGCCATGGCCGTGCCGAGGAGGTTCTGGGT
The window above is part of the Candidatus Aminicenantes bacterium genome. Proteins encoded here:
- a CDS encoding M14 family metallopeptidase, whose amino-acid sequence is MFRSRRLLPLALAILVLASGLAAQTPPDKFLGFQVGADKKLADYGQIKAYFEKLDQESPMLKLFVIGETTLKKPIIMAAISTEANLARLDRWKEIVRKLRDPRLTPIEEAQALAKEGKAVILVSCSQHSTEIGASQASMELAYNLVAGKTPYDAKKILADVILLLVPTSNPDGNQMVVDWYKKYVGTKFEAGSMPWLYHYYAGHDNNRDWYMLNLSETRAMTQVLYHDWLPQIHMDQHQQGSNGARLFIPPMMDPPLPNIHPLVWRTQNLLGTAMAYDLQQAGKSGIVNGRSYTAWYIGAGDDTPWLHNVIGILSEAASVRLATPIYIEPSEIPSSYVEKMMDFVDPWPGGWWRLRDIVEYEVIMTESLLKTAALHKEDLLLNYWRMSKDAIEKTDKGQPYAFIIPAKQHDYPTMLRMLDVLMRGGVEIHQAKADFMVGNRLYGAGSFVVKMAQPYKPYAWALLERQKYPDIRQYPGGPPQPPYDNAGWTLPLQMGVACDQIMEPFEAKLDRLDAVPSPKASAGQGQGAYIVLDSRINASSSIAFALLKDAKAEFWRTKAKSIKKGLEIPAGSFLVKNTPEVKAALPALVEKYHLAVLDLPDIEGLAKAGLKLHRVGLYQSWRGNADEGWTRYMFDDLAIPYKTLHNEDLKGTKEKKPDLRADFDVIVFADESTATIRSGQRGGMPGGAPGGAPGGAATPGAQARPSTSTTPPEYEGGIGQEGMDALRAFVEKGGVVVTLNGACDLAIAEFGAPARSSLTGVDRTKFFCPTSILRILVDNETPIGYGMPKEAAAMFVNSLALDTSNPPFDWDRKVVATYPQDEILLSGWLLGEENLARKACVVDTKYKEGRFILIGIRAQNRAQSHGTYKFLLNALLYPEAN
- a CDS encoding M20/M25/M40 family metallo-hydrolase, producing the protein MSRKPGLLAAAICLAVFAGPASAQSPVSDWDLLRQIVLVPGLSGQETAVMDWIQARLPKGVQPERDARRNLWFTVGTGRPHILFVAHADELGMTVDKISPLGLVRLKGRGGFLPQACEGRPFAVQTPKGPVDGVIPPRSDFDTAKAAPFAPEAYDLDVGASTETEARGLGIAEGQMVLFKKSLIDLASGVLAARAVDDRAGCAALLAAAQQTDWSKLKGRTITCAWSVEEETGLLGATELARVLKPDYVFAVDTFVSSDSPLENKRFGNARLGQGAVLRALDSSNIIPKPQLNKVLALAAARKIPVQVADSRGGNDGSVFTVGGAVDIPLSWPGAYAHSFIEKIDARDLAALTSLIKVIITSFQ